The Actinomycetes bacterium genomic sequence GAGGCCTGGCTTTCCGGCCTACTCGCCATCTACCGCGAGCTAGTGACCAGCTAGGTATCCGGACTCCCCTTCTCACCGCTCCAAGGGGAAGATCGCGCCGGTGCGGCTACCATCAAACCTCTTCGGACTAGAATCAATCCGTGTCTTCACCGTCCGGTGCCTCGCTTGTCGCACTGCCCAGCCGCACGATTGGCCGGGTGTCCTTTCGGGTCACTCCGCTGGAATCGGCCATTAGCGCCGTATGCGATGCCGCGATGAACCAAACAGCGGGGGTCAGTGTCCATTTTGCTAACGCCTACTCGGTTGCCATCGCCGATAGTGACGATAACTACGCCCGTATCTTTGCCGATGATCACGCCGTCACGTTCTCCGATGGGGTCCCCATTACCTGGGTGGGCCAACGTGCGTTCCCGGAACTCAAGCAGCAGTGGCAACGCGTCTACGGCCCGGACGTGATGACGGGGGTACTGGATCGCTGTCAGCGAGACGAGCTACCCATCTCGCACTACCTTCTCGGTGGTTCATCCGAGACGCTAGCCCAACTCCAAGCTCAGATCGCCCGCCGCTGGCCAGACGTGACTATTGCTGGAGCCGAGAGCCCCCCTTTTCGCCCCCTAACAGCTAACGAAGTCGCTGCTCAACGCGACCGAATCACCGCCGCTGGAGCGCAACTGGTCTGGGTCGGGCTGGGAACTCCCAAGCAGGACTTCGCCGCTCGGGAGCTAGCCGACGATGCTCAGGCGATTGTCCTCGCGGTGG encodes the following:
- a CDS encoding WecB/TagA/CpsF family glycosyltransferase, giving the protein MSSPSGASLVALPSRTIGRVSFRVTPLESAISAVCDAAMNQTAGVSVHFANAYSVAIADSDDNYARIFADDHAVTFSDGVPITWVGQRAFPELKQQWQRVYGPDVMTGVLDRCQRDELPISHYLLGGSSETLAQLQAQIARRWPDVTIAGAESPPFRPLTANEVAAQRDRITAAGAQLVWVGLGTPKQDFAARELADDAQAIVLAVGAAFDFLAGTKSQAPRWMQRNGLEWIYRLATEPRRLLRRYFWGNPRFLAAAARQPGLKRGRN